A genomic segment from Microbacterium sp. SORGH_AS_0428 encodes:
- a CDS encoding pyridoxal phosphate-dependent aminotransferase codes for MTERAPVSRKLSAIAESATLKVDAKAKALQAAGRPVISYAAGEPDFPTPQFIVDAAAEALKDPANFRYTPAVGLPALREAIAAKTLRDSGLEVSPSQIIVTNGGKQSVYQAFQAVVNPGDEVLLPAPYWTTYPETIRLADGVPVEVFAGADQDYKVTVDQLEAARTDRTTVLVFVSPSNPTGSVYTPEETRAIGEWALAHGIWVITDEIYQNLVYEGARAVSIVEAVPELAGQTILVNGVAKTYAMTGWRVGWMVGPADAIKVAGNLQSHLSSNVNNIAQRAALAALTGPQDEAEAMRVAFDRRRRLIVDELSKIDCVTVPNPLGAFYVYPDVRGLLGREWDGVTPTSTLELADLILEKAEVAVVPGEAFGPSGYLRLSYALGDDALLEGVQRLQRLFA; via the coding sequence GTGACCGAACGCGCTCCCGTCTCCCGCAAGCTCTCCGCCATCGCCGAATCCGCGACCCTCAAGGTCGATGCGAAGGCGAAGGCCCTGCAGGCCGCCGGACGCCCCGTCATCTCCTATGCCGCGGGCGAGCCCGACTTCCCGACGCCGCAGTTCATCGTGGATGCGGCCGCGGAGGCGCTGAAGGACCCGGCGAACTTCCGCTACACGCCCGCCGTCGGTCTGCCGGCGCTGCGTGAGGCGATCGCGGCGAAGACGCTCCGCGACTCCGGCCTCGAGGTCTCCCCCTCTCAGATCATCGTGACCAACGGCGGCAAGCAGTCCGTCTACCAGGCATTCCAGGCCGTCGTGAACCCGGGCGACGAGGTCCTGCTGCCCGCGCCGTACTGGACGACGTACCCGGAGACCATCCGTCTCGCCGACGGTGTGCCGGTCGAGGTGTTCGCCGGTGCGGACCAGGACTACAAGGTCACGGTCGACCAGCTCGAGGCCGCCCGTACCGACCGCACCACCGTGCTCGTGTTCGTCTCCCCCTCCAACCCGACCGGCAGCGTCTACACGCCGGAGGAGACGCGCGCGATCGGCGAGTGGGCCCTCGCGCACGGCATCTGGGTCATCACCGACGAGATCTACCAGAACCTCGTCTACGAGGGCGCCCGTGCGGTGTCGATCGTCGAGGCCGTGCCGGAGCTCGCCGGCCAGACCATCCTCGTCAACGGAGTCGCGAAGACGTACGCCATGACGGGCTGGCGCGTGGGCTGGATGGTGGGCCCCGCCGACGCGATCAAGGTCGCCGGAAACCTCCAGTCCCACCTGTCGAGCAACGTCAACAACATCGCGCAGCGCGCCGCCCTCGCCGCCCTCACGGGCCCGCAGGACGAGGCCGAGGCGATGCGGGTCGCGTTCGACCGTCGCCGCCGCCTCATCGTCGACGAGCTGTCGAAGATCGACTGCGTCACGGTTCCCAACCCGCTCGGCGCGTTCTACGTCTACCCCGACGTGCGGGGGCTCCTCGGCCGGGAGTGGGACGGCGTCACACCGACGTCGACGCTCGAGCTCGCCGACCTCATCCTCGAGAAGGCAGAGGTCGCCGTGGTCCCGGGCGAGGCGTTCGGCCCGTCCGGGTACCTGCGCCTGTCGTACGCGCTGGGCGACGACGCGCTGCTGGAGGGCGTGCAGCGCCTGCAGCGCCTGTTCGCCTGA
- a CDS encoding coenzyme F420-0:L-glutamate ligase has protein sequence MSAPRMQVWALDGIAEVAAGDDLATIIGDALAADADGIADGDILVVTSKIVSKAEGRQLAASDREDAITAETVRVVAVRGTTRIVENRLGVVGAAAGVDASNTPEGTILLLPIDPDASARALCAALRARFGVRLGIVVSDTLGRAWRIGQTDIAIGAAGMRVVDDLRGGTDAQGRPLVVTVPVVADEIASAGDLVKGKATGRPVAVVRGLERYVTDEVDVPGARTLPRTGEHDMFRLGTDEAIAMGRQVGYADGFAAGRASRG, from the coding sequence GTGAGCGCACCCCGCATGCAGGTCTGGGCCCTCGACGGTATCGCCGAGGTCGCCGCAGGCGACGACCTCGCCACGATCATCGGAGACGCGCTCGCGGCGGATGCGGACGGCATCGCCGACGGTGACATCCTCGTCGTGACCTCCAAGATCGTCTCGAAGGCGGAGGGGCGCCAGCTGGCCGCATCCGATCGTGAGGACGCGATCACGGCGGAGACCGTGCGGGTCGTCGCGGTGCGCGGCACGACCCGGATCGTGGAGAACCGACTCGGCGTCGTGGGAGCAGCGGCCGGCGTCGACGCCTCGAACACCCCCGAGGGAACGATCCTGCTGCTGCCGATCGACCCGGATGCGTCGGCTCGCGCGCTGTGCGCCGCGCTGCGGGCGCGCTTCGGCGTGCGTCTGGGCATCGTCGTGAGCGACACCCTGGGCCGGGCATGGCGTATCGGGCAGACCGACATCGCGATCGGCGCGGCGGGGATGCGGGTCGTCGACGATCTGCGCGGCGGGACTGACGCGCAGGGACGCCCCCTCGTGGTGACCGTGCCCGTCGTCGCGGACGAGATCGCGTCGGCCGGCGACCTGGTGAAGGGGAAGGCGACGGGGCGCCCCGTCGCCGTCGTCCGCGGGTTGGAGCGCTACGTCACCGACGAGGTCGACGTCCCTGGCGCGCGCACGCTGCCCCGCACGGGCGAGCACGACATGTTCCGCCTCGGTACCGACGAGGCGATCGCGATGGGGCGCCAGGTCGGCTACGCCGACGGGTTCGCCGCCGGGCGCGCATCGCGCGGCTGA